The following proteins are encoded in a genomic region of Alphaproteobacteria bacterium:
- a CDS encoding ABC transporter ATP-binding protein, with product MSDTPVIRIRGLRTQFGPQVVHDGLDLDVRPGEVLGVVGGSGTGKSVLLKAIVGLLRPTAGTIEVFGHNIREGGGEARQQAQQRWGVLFQDGALFGSLSVAQNIEVPLREHLDLPQALMDEIAALKIDLVGLPPDAAGKMPSELSGGMRKRAGLARAMAMDPEILFLDEPTAGLDPIGAASFDSLIQTLNHTLKFTVFMVTHDLDSLTTICDRIAVLVDKKIVVGRLEELLKLDHPWIHEYFHGPRARAVGGGG from the coding sequence ATGTCCGATACCCCCGTCATTCGCATTCGCGGCCTCAGGACCCAGTTCGGACCGCAAGTCGTTCATGACGGCCTCGATCTTGACGTGCGTCCGGGCGAGGTGCTTGGCGTGGTCGGCGGGTCGGGCACCGGCAAGTCGGTGCTGTTGAAGGCGATCGTCGGATTGCTGCGGCCGACCGCCGGCACCATCGAGGTATTCGGCCACAATATCCGCGAGGGCGGCGGCGAGGCGCGCCAGCAGGCACAGCAGCGTTGGGGCGTTCTGTTCCAGGACGGCGCGCTGTTCGGTTCGCTGAGCGTCGCCCAGAACATCGAGGTCCCGCTGCGCGAGCACCTCGACCTGCCCCAGGCGCTGATGGACGAGATCGCCGCGCTCAAGATCGATCTCGTCGGCCTGCCGCCGGACGCCGCCGGCAAGATGCCGTCGGAATTGTCGGGCGGCATGCGCAAACGCGCCGGTCTCGCCCGCGCGATGGCGATGGACCCGGAGATCCTGTTTCTCGACGAGCCGACCGCCGGGCTCGATCCGATCGGCGCCGCGAGTTTCGATTCGCTGATCCAGACCCTGAATCACACCTTGAAATTCACCGTCTTCATGGTCACACACGACCTGGACAGTTTGACCACCATCTGCGACCGTATCGCCGTGCTGGTAGATAAGAAGATCGTGGTTGGACGCCTGGAGGAATTGTTGAAGCTCGACCACCCGTGGATCCACGAGTATTTCCACGGCCCGCGCGCGCGCGCGGTCGGCGGCGGCGGATAG